In Morganella morganii, the following are encoded in one genomic region:
- the potB gene encoding spermidine/putrescine ABC transporter permease PotB, with amino-acid sequence MKMTRKPFQTIVITGIVAWLLLFVFLPNLMIIGTSFLTRNDANLVDMVFTLDNYRRLFDPMYAQVMLHSFNMAVIATVCCLLIGYPFAAFIARMPQKYRPLMLFLLIVPFWTNSLIRIYGLKIFLSTRGYMNEFLLWTGLIDKPFKLMYTSEAVVLGLIYILLPFMVMPLYSSIEKLDKSYLEAARDLGANKCQTFFRIILPLTMPGIIAGCLLVLLPAMGLFYVADLMGGAKNLLIGNVIKSQFLNIRDWPFGAATSIFLTAAMGLLLYVYYRAAKMLNKKGELE; translated from the coding sequence ATGAAAATGACGCGTAAACCATTCCAGACTATCGTGATCACGGGGATTGTCGCCTGGTTACTGCTGTTTGTTTTCCTGCCCAATCTGATGATCATCGGCACCAGTTTCCTGACACGCAATGACGCGAATCTGGTCGATATGGTCTTTACCCTCGACAATTACCGCCGCTTGTTTGACCCGATGTACGCACAGGTAATGCTGCACTCGTTCAATATGGCGGTGATTGCCACGGTCTGCTGCCTGCTGATCGGCTATCCTTTTGCGGCGTTTATTGCAAGGATGCCGCAGAAGTACCGGCCACTGATGTTATTCTTGCTGATAGTTCCGTTCTGGACAAACTCGCTTATCCGCATTTACGGGCTGAAAATATTCCTCAGCACGCGCGGCTATATGAATGAGTTTTTATTATGGACCGGACTTATCGATAAACCCTTTAAGCTGATGTATACCTCTGAAGCGGTGGTGCTCGGGCTTATCTATATTCTGCTGCCGTTTATGGTGATGCCGCTTTACTCCAGTATTGAAAAGCTCGACAAATCTTATCTGGAAGCGGCGCGGGATCTGGGGGCAAATAAATGTCAGACCTTCTTCCGCATTATTCTGCCGCTGACCATGCCGGGTATTATCGCCGGTTGTCTGCTGGTACTGTTACCGGCGATGGGGCTGTTCTATGTGGCGGACCTGATGGGCGGGGCGAAAAACCTGCTGATTGGTAACGTGATAAAAAGTCAGTTCCTGAACATCCGTGACTGGCCGTTTGGTGCGGCAACCAGTATTTTCCTGACCGCAGCGATGGGGCTGCTGCTGTATGTCTATTACCGTGCGGCAAAAATGTTAAATAAGAAGGGTGAACTGGAATGA
- a CDS encoding bactofilin family protein: protein MALFRQDDKKDKAEPVKAEPVKAEPVKNEPAGKSITIVGTGCEITGDMTPGGNIEIYGKVKGNINAGAFKVSVMEKGVIEGDVTSEHVSINGLMMGTCCAKNTEILQKGELNGVCRAEAFSIITGGRFTGQSEPYKSNKVNPDIVVAGKEKTINQK from the coding sequence ATGGCATTATTCAGACAAGACGATAAAAAAGATAAAGCAGAACCCGTAAAAGCGGAACCGGTAAAAGCAGAACCGGTAAAAAATGAACCAGCCGGTAAAAGTATTACCATTGTGGGAACCGGCTGTGAAATAACCGGCGATATGACTCCCGGGGGGAATATTGAAATATACGGGAAAGTGAAAGGGAATATCAATGCCGGTGCTTTTAAAGTTTCTGTTATGGAAAAAGGCGTTATTGAAGGTGATGTGACTTCGGAGCATGTTTCAATCAATGGTCTTATGATGGGCACCTGCTGTGCTAAAAATACGGAAATTTTACAAAAGGGCGAACTTAATGGCGTGTGCCGCGCTGAAGCATTTTCCATTATTACCGGCGGGCGTTTTACCGGCCAGTCCGAACCTTATAAGAGTAATAAAGTAAACCCTGATATCGTTGTTGCCGGTAAAGAAAAGACAATAAATCAAAAATAA
- the potC gene encoding spermidine/putrescine ABC transporter permease PotC codes for MIGRLLRGGFMTIIYAYLYIPIVILIVNSFNSSRFGINWQGFTTDWYSTLVNNDSLLQAAGHSLTMAILSATFATVIGSLTAVALYRYRFKGKPFVGGMLFVVMMSPDIVMAISLLVLFMILGVSLGFWSLLFSHITFCLPFVVVTVYSRLKDFDVKMLEAARDLGAGEFTILRKIILPLALPAVIAGWLLSFTLSMDDVVVSSFVTGPSYEILPLKIYSMVKVGVSPEVNALATILMALSLFMVIISQLVLRDRSHKQQ; via the coding sequence ATGATAGGACGCCTGTTACGCGGTGGTTTTATGACCATCATCTATGCTTATTTATACATCCCGATTGTCATTCTGATTGTGAACTCCTTTAACTCATCCCGTTTCGGGATCAACTGGCAGGGGTTCACGACTGACTGGTACAGTACACTGGTCAATAATGACAGCCTGTTGCAGGCGGCGGGTCATTCACTGACGATGGCGATTCTGTCTGCCACATTTGCCACGGTTATCGGTTCACTGACAGCGGTGGCACTGTACCGCTACCGGTTCAAAGGAAAACCGTTTGTCGGCGGCATGCTGTTTGTGGTGATGATGTCACCGGATATCGTGATGGCAATCTCCCTGTTGGTACTGTTTATGATCCTCGGGGTGTCGCTCGGTTTCTGGTCATTGTTGTTCTCGCACATTACCTTCTGCCTGCCGTTTGTGGTGGTCACGGTCTATTCGCGGCTGAAAGATTTTGACGTGAAAATGCTGGAAGCGGCACGGGATCTGGGCGCCGGGGAATTTACCATTCTGCGCAAGATTATTTTACCGCTGGCGTTACCGGCGGTGATTGCGGGCTGGCTGCTGAGCTTTACCCTGTCGATGGATGACGTGGTGGTTTCCTCATTTGTTACCGGGCCGAGCTATGAAATTCTGCCGCTGAAAATCTATTCGATGGTAAAAGTCGGGGTTTCACCGGAAGTGAATGCGCTGGCCACGATTTT
- the potA gene encoding spermidine/putrescine ABC transporter ATP-binding protein PotA, protein MTETTSLTPLVTLKGLSKSFDDKNIIKHFDLTINHGEFVTILGPSGCGKTTVLRLIAGLEDADEGTIMLGDQDITHIPAEQRHINTVFQSYALFPHMTVFENVAFGLRMQKTPENEITQRVEEALKMVQLEDFAGRKPGHLSGGQQQRVAIARAVVNKPEVLLLDESLSALDYKLRKQMQSELKALQRQLGITFVFVTHDQEEALTMSDRIIVMRDGRIEQDGTPREIYEEPKNLFVAQFIGEINIFDADVLHRIDEQRIRANVEGHECDIYTTLDVTPGQRVHVLLRPEDLRVEEIHDNEPIAGLIGYVRERNYKGMTLDSEVEMENGKRVMVSEFFNEDDPDVDHSLNQKIAVTWVESWEVVLGDENDA, encoded by the coding sequence ATGACTGAGACAACCTCTCTGACACCACTTGTCACCCTGAAAGGGCTGAGCAAAAGCTTTGATGACAAGAACATAATTAAGCATTTCGACCTCACAATTAATCATGGTGAGTTCGTCACCATTCTGGGTCCGTCCGGGTGTGGTAAAACCACGGTTTTACGGTTAATCGCCGGGCTTGAGGATGCGGATGAAGGCACTATTATGCTCGGCGACCAGGATATTACCCATATCCCCGCTGAACAGCGCCATATCAACACTGTTTTCCAGAGTTATGCCCTGTTTCCGCACATGACGGTCTTTGAAAACGTCGCGTTCGGGCTGCGCATGCAGAAAACCCCGGAAAATGAAATCACACAGCGCGTGGAAGAAGCCCTGAAAATGGTGCAGCTGGAAGATTTCGCCGGGCGCAAACCGGGTCACCTTTCCGGCGGACAACAGCAGCGTGTTGCCATTGCCCGTGCGGTGGTGAATAAACCGGAAGTGCTGCTGCTGGATGAATCCCTCTCCGCGCTGGATTACAAACTGCGCAAACAGATGCAGAGTGAACTGAAAGCCCTTCAGCGTCAGCTGGGGATCACGTTTGTGTTTGTCACCCATGACCAGGAAGAGGCGCTGACCATGTCTGACCGTATCATTGTGATGCGTGACGGCAGGATCGAGCAGGACGGCACACCGCGTGAAATCTACGAAGAGCCGAAAAACCTGTTTGTGGCGCAGTTTATCGGCGAGATAAATATCTTTGATGCGGATGTTCTGCACCGGATCGATGAACAGCGGATCCGCGCAAATGTCGAGGGGCACGAGTGTGATATTTACACCACCCTGGATGTCACACCGGGGCAGCGGGTGCATGTGCTGCTGCGTCCGGAGGATCTGCGCGTTGAAGAGATCCATGATAATGAGCCGATTGCCGGGCTTATCGGCTATGTCCGCGAGCGCAACTATAAAGGAATGACGCTGGACTCCGAAGTGGAGATGGAAAACGGCAAACGGGTGATGGTCAGTGAGTTCTTTAATGAGGATGATCCGGATGTGGATCACTCACTGAATCAGAAGATTGCGGTGACGTGGGTCGAAAGCTGGGAGGTGGTGCTGGGCGATGAAAATGACGCGTAA
- the ahpF gene encoding alkyl hydroperoxide reductase subunit F gives MLDNTMKAQLKAYLEKLTRPVELVSTLDDSAKSGEIRTLLQEIAELSPKITVREDNSASARKPSFLIVNPGQTQGIRFAGSPLGHEFTSLVLALLQVGGHPSKEAQELLDQVRNLEGEFHFETYYSLSCHNCPDVVQALNLMAVLNPDITHTAIDGGLFQNEITERNIMGVPAVFLNGNEFGQGRMTLAEIVNKVDSNAGKRAADALNQQAPYEVLIVGSGPAGASAAVYAARKGIRTGLIGERFGGQVLDTVDIENYISVPKTEGAKLAAALKVHVEDYTADVIDNQSITALIPATEQGGLHQLQTASGATLKARSVIISTGARWRNMGVPGEQEYRTKGVTYCPHCDGPLFKGKSVAVIGGGNSGAEAAIDLAGVVEHVTLLEFAPELKADAVLQQKLRSLANVDIIVNAQTTEVLGDGSKVTGLQYKDRVSGELHTLTLAGIFVQIGLLPNTQWLKGTLDLNPMGEIVVDARNETSIKGVFGAGDCTTVPYKQIIIAAGEGAKASLSAFDYLIRTSTRTAE, from the coding sequence ATGCTCGATAACACAATGAAAGCGCAGCTTAAAGCGTATCTCGAAAAATTAACCCGTCCGGTTGAGCTGGTATCAACCCTTGACGACAGTGCTAAGTCCGGTGAAATCAGGACATTATTACAGGAAATCGCTGAGTTATCGCCGAAGATTACTGTTCGCGAAGATAACAGCGCGTCTGCACGCAAGCCTTCATTCCTGATTGTAAATCCGGGACAGACTCAGGGTATCCGTTTTGCCGGTTCCCCGCTGGGTCATGAATTCACCTCACTGGTGTTAGCACTGTTACAAGTCGGCGGTCATCCGTCGAAAGAAGCACAGGAATTACTGGATCAGGTGCGTAATCTGGAAGGTGAATTCCATTTTGAGACCTATTATTCACTTTCATGCCATAACTGCCCGGATGTGGTGCAGGCACTGAACCTGATGGCGGTGCTTAATCCGGATATCACACACACGGCCATTGACGGCGGTCTGTTTCAGAATGAGATCACCGAACGCAATATCATGGGCGTGCCGGCGGTTTTCCTGAATGGCAACGAGTTCGGTCAGGGCCGTATGACACTGGCGGAAATCGTCAATAAAGTGGACAGCAACGCCGGTAAACGCGCAGCCGATGCGCTGAATCAGCAGGCGCCGTATGAAGTGCTGATTGTCGGCAGCGGCCCTGCCGGGGCATCCGCTGCCGTGTATGCCGCCCGTAAAGGGATCCGTACCGGACTTATCGGTGAGCGTTTCGGCGGCCAGGTGCTGGATACCGTGGATATTGAAAACTATATCTCCGTGCCGAAAACCGAAGGCGCAAAACTGGCGGCGGCACTGAAAGTGCATGTGGAAGATTACACTGCAGATGTGATTGATAACCAGAGCATCACCGCACTGATCCCGGCCACAGAACAAGGCGGCCTGCATCAGTTACAGACTGCGTCCGGTGCGACACTGAAAGCGCGCAGCGTCATTATCAGTACCGGTGCCCGCTGGCGTAACATGGGCGTTCCGGGCGAGCAGGAATACCGCACCAAAGGGGTAACTTACTGCCCGCACTGTGACGGCCCGCTGTTCAAAGGGAAATCTGTGGCAGTGATCGGCGGCGGTAACTCCGGCGCGGAAGCGGCTATCGACCTGGCCGGTGTGGTGGAACACGTCACCCTGCTGGAATTTGCCCCGGAACTGAAAGCCGATGCGGTGTTACAGCAGAAATTACGCAGCCTGGCAAACGTGGATATCATTGTGAATGCACAAACCACCGAAGTGCTCGGCGACGGCAGCAAAGTGACCGGCTTACAGTACAAAGATCGCGTATCCGGTGAGCTTCACACACTGACACTGGCCGGGATTTTCGTTCAGATTGGCCTGCTGCCGAATACGCAGTGGTTGAAAGGAACACTGGATCTGAACCCGATGGGTGAGATTGTGGTCGATGCCCGTAACGAAACCAGCATTAAAGGGGTGTTCGGTGCCGGTGACTGTACCACCGTGCCGTACAAACAAATTATTATCGCGGCAGGCGAAGGGGCCAAAGCATCACTCAGTGCCTTTGATTACCTGATCCGCACCAGTACCAGAACCGCTGAATAG
- the ahpC gene encoding alkyl hydroperoxide reductase subunit C has product MSLINTPIKPFKNMAFKNGEFIEVTEKDTEGKWSIFFFYPADFTFVCPTELGDLADHYDEFQKMGVDIYSVSTDTHFTHKAWHSSSETIGKIKYAMIGDPTGALTRNFENMRELEGLADRGTFVVDPQGIIQAIEITAEGIGRDASDLLRKVKAAQYVASHPGEVCPAKWKEGEATLSPSLDLVGKI; this is encoded by the coding sequence ATGTCTTTAATTAATACCCCAATCAAACCTTTCAAAAACATGGCATTCAAAAACGGTGAATTCATCGAAGTCACCGAAAAAGACACCGAAGGCAAATGGAGCATTTTCTTCTTTTATCCTGCTGACTTCACCTTTGTCTGCCCGACTGAGTTAGGCGACCTGGCTGACCATTACGACGAATTCCAGAAAATGGGCGTGGACATCTACTCTGTCTCCACTGACACCCATTTCACCCACAAAGCATGGCACAGCAGCTCAGAAACCATCGGCAAAATCAAATATGCCATGATCGGTGACCCGACCGGCGCACTGACCCGTAACTTCGAAAATATGCGTGAACTGGAAGGTCTGGCTGACCGCGGTACGTTCGTTGTTGACCCGCAGGGTATCATCCAGGCGATTGAAATCACCGCTGAAGGTATCGGCCGTGACGCATCTGACCTGCTGCGTAAAGTAAAAGCGGCTCAGTATGTTGCCAGCCATCCGGGTGAAGTCTGTCCTGCAAAATGGAAAGAAGGTGAAGCGACTCTGTCTCCGTCACTGGACCTGGTCGGTAAAATTTAA
- the yidZ gene encoding HTH-type transcriptional regulator YidZ, translating into MNKSLHRLDLNLLIILQYLLEERSVSLVAARLAVTPSAVSKALTKLRTWFDDPLFIRSPQGLIPTPLMLRLEGVLPEFLHTAKSVAEIRDSDNPKGVQFRLLMEEPLNLIMLHDLAVTILNHYPESAVSIRDWDYNSLSEVIAGEADIGLLGRESYPKSRESISAIPDIVNFDLLFTDRPLAFIRRGHPLLSEAWTISNLIKYPHISTEYANRIPWALDDLLHDLGYSRQIRLSYSSFEQSLQMAAHPGHELITCAPGYCRHYVTKFQLDLECRPLPFDESFYRQLDIPFLMLWHKRNAHNQKTRWLREQIRQSVTAFTGE; encoded by the coding sequence ATGAATAAATCACTGCACCGCCTCGATTTAAATCTGCTTATCATCCTCCAGTATCTGCTGGAAGAGCGGAGCGTGAGCCTGGTTGCGGCCCGGCTGGCAGTGACCCCTTCGGCGGTCAGTAAAGCGCTGACCAAACTGCGTACCTGGTTTGATGATCCGCTGTTTATCCGCAGTCCGCAGGGGTTAATACCGACACCGCTGATGCTGCGTCTCGAAGGCGTGCTGCCGGAATTTCTGCATACTGCCAAATCAGTGGCGGAGATCCGCGACAGCGATAACCCGAAAGGGGTTCAGTTCCGTCTGCTGATGGAAGAACCGCTGAACCTGATCATGCTGCATGATCTGGCGGTCACGATCCTGAATCACTATCCGGAGTCGGCGGTCAGTATCCGTGACTGGGATTATAACTCACTCAGTGAGGTGATTGCGGGAGAGGCGGATATCGGGCTGCTCGGGCGTGAAAGCTACCCGAAGTCGCGGGAGAGCATCAGCGCGATCCCGGATATTGTCAATTTTGATCTGCTGTTCACAGACAGGCCGCTGGCGTTTATCCGGCGCGGACATCCGCTGCTCAGTGAGGCGTGGACAATCAGTAATCTGATCAAATACCCGCATATCAGTACGGAATATGCTAACCGGATCCCGTGGGCGCTGGATGATTTGCTGCATGATCTCGGTTATTCGCGTCAGATCCGGCTCTCTTATTCTTCTTTTGAACAATCATTGCAGATGGCCGCGCATCCGGGACATGAACTGATCACCTGTGCACCGGGCTACTGCCGCCACTATGTGACGAAATTTCAGCTGGATCTGGAGTGCCGCCCGCTGCCGTTTGATGAGTCGTTTTACCGGCAGCTGGATATTCCGTTTCTGATGCTCTGGCATAAACGCAACGCGCATAATCAGAAAACCCGCTGGCTGCGGGAACAAATCCGGCAGAGTGTAACGGCGTTTACCGGGGAATAA
- a CDS encoding MdtL family multidrug efflux MFS transporter, with the protein MLKYVIFSFWIVLMYPLGVDLHLTGIPQIAVDLNAPESSLHTAFSIYLAGMAAMMLIAGWCADHIGRRPVALAGAVIFCLASVAAGSAVTTGFFLGARFAQGAGAGFCYVVTFALLRDVLPGPARTKVLSMMNGITCIAPVLAPVIGFLILLYFHWSVMFYFSAGYALVSIIFCLFFIKETRPDKHTAETAAAAGDEQPEGFLNAFFLTRLVISCLGMGVILTYVNVSPIILMGQMQFTSGQFSAAMALLAMVSMSVSFSMPKIIAAFSSDAILYTALGLFLLNAALLGIFLSGAEYTLILIIVFGLCGAGFSLMFGIIMSQALSPFAKRAGVASSVLAIAQLSFASLYIRLMAAAETGAVAMLLIILLTTALAGAILLRRYPVSSGNRRALYE; encoded by the coding sequence ATGCTTAAATATGTGATTTTCAGCTTCTGGATTGTGCTGATGTACCCGCTAGGGGTGGATTTGCATCTGACCGGTATTCCGCAGATTGCCGTGGATCTGAATGCCCCGGAAAGCTCGCTGCATACAGCATTCTCCATATATCTTGCCGGAATGGCGGCCATGATGCTGATTGCCGGATGGTGTGCTGACCATATCGGGCGCAGACCTGTGGCACTGGCTGGTGCCGTTATTTTTTGTCTGGCTTCGGTAGCTGCCGGGTCCGCTGTCACCACCGGGTTTTTCCTCGGCGCCCGTTTTGCCCAGGGCGCCGGTGCCGGGTTCTGCTATGTGGTGACGTTTGCCCTGCTGCGTGATGTCCTTCCCGGCCCGGCACGGACAAAAGTCCTCTCTATGATGAACGGAATTACCTGTATTGCGCCGGTGCTGGCGCCGGTAATTGGTTTTCTTATCCTGCTGTATTTTCACTGGTCTGTGATGTTTTACTTTTCTGCGGGCTATGCATTGGTGAGCATTATTTTCTGTCTGTTCTTTATTAAAGAGACCCGGCCGGATAAACACACGGCGGAAACAGCGGCAGCAGCCGGAGACGAACAGCCGGAAGGTTTTCTGAATGCTTTTTTCCTGACACGACTGGTGATTTCCTGCCTGGGAATGGGCGTGATCCTGACTTATGTGAATGTATCGCCGATTATTCTGATGGGACAAATGCAATTTACATCCGGTCAGTTTTCAGCGGCGATGGCGTTGCTTGCCATGGTCAGCATGAGTGTCTCTTTTTCCATGCCGAAAATTATCGCTGCCTTCAGCAGTGATGCCATTTTATATACCGCGCTGGGCTTGTTCCTGCTCAATGCCGCGCTGCTGGGAATATTTTTGTCCGGTGCGGAATACACGCTGATACTGATTATTGTGTTTGGCTTGTGCGGTGCCGGCTTTTCACTGATGTTCGGGATTATCATGAGTCAGGCGCTGTCGCCGTTTGCAAAACGTGCCGGTGTGGCCAGTTCTGTGCTGGCCATTGCCCAACTGAGTTTTGCCTCACTCTATATCCGGCTGATGGCCGCCGCGGAAACCGGCGCGGTGGCAATGCTGCTGATTATTCTGCTGACAACCGCGTTGGCGGGTGCGATATTACTGAGACGATATCCTGTCAGCAGCGGAAACCGCCGGGCGCTTTATGAATAA
- a CDS encoding helix-turn-helix domain-containing protein, which produces MIKNIHPISSVIGQALKNKRRQLGLSGIELSKILSISQQQISRYERGVNCFNLDMLMRYFAALQMTPNDVNNLFSVLGSYYHHKVGEHEGRIEQSYYNDYGK; this is translated from the coding sequence GTGATTAAAAATATTCATCCTATTTCCAGCGTAATAGGCCAGGCTCTTAAAAATAAACGCCGACAGCTCGGGTTATCCGGTATTGAACTTTCAAAAATCTTAAGTATCAGTCAGCAACAGATCTCCCGTTATGAAAGAGGCGTGAATTGTTTTAACCTGGATATGCTTATGCGCTATTTTGCTGCTCTTCAAATGACACCAAACGATGTTAATAATTTATTCTCGGTATTAGGAAGCTATTACCATCATAAGGTCGGAGAGCATGAAGGAAGAATAGAACAATCGTACTATAATGATTACGGAAAATGA
- a CDS encoding tetratricopeptide repeat protein has product MKIYSRILIALLFIPLLCSAGTPPQNVELLSIKAGQGETNAQFLLGTLYLTGRYGVNKDIEKGKYYLLIAAGKGDSDAKRFLALQYYNEKNYFAFLNLFSEYCLDIIEQNPD; this is encoded by the coding sequence ATGAAAATATATTCCCGGATTTTGATAGCGCTGCTTTTTATCCCGTTACTTTGTTCTGCGGGGACGCCGCCGCAAAATGTTGAGCTGCTGAGTATAAAAGCAGGGCAGGGAGAGACAAATGCTCAGTTTTTACTGGGAACGTTGTATCTCACCGGACGTTACGGTGTGAACAAAGATATTGAAAAGGGAAAGTATTATTTGCTTATTGCGGCCGGAAAAGGCGATTCAGATGCAAAACGTTTTTTGGCGCTTCAGTATTATAATGAAAAAAACTATTTTGCATTTCTTAATCTGTTTTCTGAGTATTGCCTGGATATTATTGAACAGAACCCTGACTGA